In a single window of the Pieris rapae chromosome 9, ilPieRapa1.1, whole genome shotgun sequence genome:
- the LOC111002741 gene encoding putative uncharacterized protein DDB_G0285119 isoform X1, whose product MLMVQSNAQPMKTTKIKGPPPVPPRPSQSMVAEALAKTRKAVADSKTNVTKTRTFTKHENHQVSSKAKTLDRYSSSNKPSVSPRQSGLARVKSFIKDVISDRGSSSDERKSSGQNSRRSSSDSSSVNSPSSTKKSNESLNSRAVKTCKQILVRSLSTSNKLDQDAKCKVSKSSSFAEKTFPLRKAPPPPLSPKPKIKPMRPLPVHNTNIKAKKSKVEPEIGPYSLPVDAEAAQSPVPEAPYATVEEVTQNDNRIQNCPKVDDQNNTENSNNSNNLETENVITINNNSLERKTSRVTEMLISEILASRNNNNEPNTVIDKGKDSMDLLTDSSPDVEIMKDMNNHEMLIYELQTMRSQSNVPDLLVNDLDRNGNCDSDSEQNYAMASVTSENTDDGYEQAYAYIVDDDLKSRLRKQFRAISTMSLQGLPPLPKSLSGFADGEPTPESPTNDEHPPSDLDGQLTYLKKEMASLRQLDLSLLSELWTLSEAMASWRRQLERGTRLRPAPPPPPPPHYLRT is encoded by the exons ATGCTGATGGTACAGAGTAACGCGCAACCCatgaaaacaacaaaaataaagggACCGCCACCTGTACCGCCGCGGCCCAGTCAAAGTATGGTCGCAGAAGCTCTAGCGAAAACGAGAAAAGCCGTTGCCGATTCTAAAACCAATGTAACCAAAACCCGAACATTTACTAAACATGAGAACCACCAGGTTTCGTCAAAAGCCAAAACTTTAGATAGATACAGCTCATCAAATAAACCTTCAGTATCGCCACGGCAGTCTGGTCTCGCACGcgttaaatcttttattaaagaCGTCATAAGTGATAGAGGCTCTTCTTCTGACGAAAGAAAGTCAAGTGGGCAGAATTCTAGAAGGAGCTCAAGTGATAGTAGCTCTGTTAATTCGCCCTCTTCTACTAAGAAGTCGAACGAATCGCTTAACTCTAGAGCTGTTAAAActtgtaaacaaatattagtGCGATCACTTTCAACTTCAAATAAACTAGACCAGGATGCTAAGTGCAAAGTTTCAAAATCATCGAGTTTCGCTGAAAAAACGTTTCCTCTGCGTAAGGCCCCGCCGCCACCATTATCTCCTAAACCTAAGATTAAACCAATGAGACCATTACCtgtacataatacaaatattaaagctAAAAAATCAAAAGTAGAACCGGAAATTGGTCCGTATTCATTACCTGTTGATGCCGAAGCTGCCCAAAGTCCGGTTCCGGAGGCGCCTTATGCTACGGTAGAGGAGGTGACCCAAAACGATAATAGAATACAAAACTGTCCTAAAGTCGATGACCAAAACAACACTGAAAATAGTAATAACTCAAACAACCTAGAAACagaaaatgtaataacaattaataacaattccCTTGAAAGGAAGACGTCTCGAGTAACTGAGATGCTTATTTCCGAAATCCTTGCGAgtagaaataacaataacgAACCGAATACGGTCATAGATAAGGGCAAGGATTCCATGGATTTGCTTACAGATAGTTCGCCCGATGTGGAAATAATGAAGGACATGAATAATCACGAAATGTTAATATACGAATTGCAAACTATGCGCTCCCAATCAAACGTACCTGACTTGTTGGTTAATGATCTTGACAGAAATGGAAATTGCGACTCTGATTCTGAGCAAAATTACGCCATGGCTTCTGTTACTAGTGAAAATACTGATGATGGATATGAACAAGCTTACGCCTATATTGTTGACGACGATCTTAAGTCTAG attACGAAAGCAGTTTCGAGCCATAAGCACTATGTCCCTACAAGGATTGCCGCCTCTGCCCAAGAGTTTAAGTGGTTTTGCTGATGGTGAACCAACCCCtgaatcgcctaccaatgaTGAACACCCTCCATCGGATTTGGACGGTCAACTTACTTATTTAAAGAAGGAAATG
- the LOC111002728 gene encoding protein YIPF6, which translates to MATFDSKYDMYPAGDVGVIEGEMNIPGQGVPSGDTMEFNTLDEPIKETFLRDLRAVGNKFYHVLIPREKTSLLKEWDLWGPLLLCTFMATILQGSSEPTDKTGDGGPEFAEVFVLVWIGAAIVTFNSKLLGGNMSFFQSVCVLGYCLFPIALALVICRVILFSTQNTFLFFLRFVISMVGFIWATFAATKFLGDSQPEGKKGLAVYPICLFYFILSWLVVSHTT; encoded by the exons ATGGCGACTTTCGATTCCAAATACGac atGTATCCTGCTGGTGATGTAGGAGTTATAGAAGGTGAAATGAACATTCCTGGTCAGGGTGTGCCTTCTGGTGATACAATGGAGTTTAATACTCTAGATGAACcaattaaagaaacattt CTAAGAGACTTAAGAGCCGTGGGTAATAAATTCTACCATGTACTAATACCAAGAGAGAAAActagtttattaaaagaat GGGATCTATGGGGTCCATTATTGCTTTGTACATTTATGGCAACTATTCTGCAAGGCTCGTCAGAACCCACAGATAAAACAGGTGATGGAGGCCCTGAGTTTGCAGAGGTCTTTGTACTGGTTTGGATAGGTGCAGCTATTGTGACCTTTAATTCTAAGCTACTTGGAGGAAATAT GTCATTTTTCCAATCAGTATGCGTATTGGGATATTGTCTTTTCCCCATTGCATTAGCTCTAGTCATCTGCAGAGTGATATTGTTCAgtacacaaaatacatttttattcttcCTACGATTTGTTATATCTATGGTTGGATTCATTTGGGCAACATttg ctGCAACAAAATTCCTTGGTGATAGCCAACCTGAAGGTAAAAAAGGTCTAGCAGTTTACCCCATTTGCTTGTTTTACTTCATACTGTCATGGCTAGTCGTTTCACACACCACTTAG
- the LOC111002741 gene encoding anaphase-promoting complex subunit 11 isoform X2, whose product MKVTVKSWTGVATWRWIANDDNCGICRMPFDSCCPDCKLPGDDCPLVWGACSHCFHIHCIVKWLHSQPQQQCPMCRQDWKFNNK is encoded by the exons ATGAAAGTCACTGTTAAAA GTTGGACGGGTGTTGCGACTTGGCGTTGGATAGCAAACGACGATAATTGTGGTATATGTCGTATGCCCTTTGACAGTTGCTGCCCAGACTGTAAGCTGCCTGGCGACGATTGTCCTCTGGTCTGGGGTGCCTGCTCCCATTGTTTCCATATACACTGTATTGTAAAGTGGTTGCATTCACAGCCACAACAACAGTGTCCTATGTGTCGGCAGGATTGGAAGTTCAACAATAAGTAA